In Acanthopagrus latus isolate v.2019 chromosome 16, fAcaLat1.1, whole genome shotgun sequence, one DNA window encodes the following:
- the ttc12 gene encoding tetratricopeptide repeat protein 12 isoform X1, protein MDKLDGLESFLKNVDKISELVKDMKSSDAEVQQKAMEEADRYIAVLDEHCTTKVNKTTINTSPPQQPSVSLQNESPENFMKIMEKDAEDRRARRIAKEKKATALKDKGNEAYAQGDYETAVKYYSDGLAELRDMQPLYTNRAQAYIKLGKYKEAISDCEWALKCNERCIKAYLHMGKAYLALKKYNESKNCFQKILEIEPAREKMMKEYLTQVDLEAEKESQEMKAMQELDKRDGNAKIVPELLEKLSRPGQASLYYCGGFEILSKSVTDCTGQTLFRLNNGFNIISSNDVVKSCLLQKTNDGDSQELCASVLRLWRAICCGNDENLKMLMSCPVSRQSVVDLLTSKHGAVQKECIALLLLYSQMPHGRCLAIGNLNVHKLARNLMVCISKQQQENTSVNILENFAAENRFCIQLRKGLTDSVIVPFTSVLENMDKSSHHVLPSLISAVGRLAQDEVIRHNFAHDPECWKAFLIAIRLCSACEYREVLYPLLGLIINLLTINSPVIQENAVSLCNCCLGLLKDTDGGIITRATGVLCNVLPQSTEAVQQAIQGDVVRTMRRLLKGTGQTATKYAIKTLTVCTAASQLAREELLKSDKKLSILRHLLGSSCDEMVSGNAALCLAHCLELEGTASNLLGTDIVLVLLRHAAGDAKRTTVQQNAAIALGKLCRSEPRHMNKLRELNGLEILHSTMQHVS, encoded by the exons ATGGACAAACTTGACGGCTTGGAGAGTTTTTTGAAGAATGTTGACAAAATAA GTGAACTGGTGAAGGATATGAAGTCCTCCGATGCCGAAGTCCAGCAAAAAGCAATGGAAGAAGCTGACCGCTACATTGCTGTTTTGGATGAACACTGCACGACAAAAGTCAACAAGACTACAATCAACACAAGCCCACCGCAACAGCCTTCCGTA aGTCTGCAGAATGAAAGTCCAG aGAATTTCATGAAGATTATGGAAAAAGATGCTGAGGacaggagagcgaggaggattgcaaaagagaaaaaggcaaCTG CACTCAAAGACAAGGGCAATGAAGCTTATGCTCAAGGGGACTATGAAACTGCTGTGAAGTACTACAGTGATGGCCTGGCTGAACTACGGGACATGCAGCCTTTGTACACCAATCGAGCACAA GCTTACATCAAGCTTGGAAAGTACAAGGAGGCCATCAGTGACTGTGAATGGGCCCTGAAG TGTAATGAGAGGTGCATAAAGGCTTACCTACACATGGGAAAAGCATATCTGGCATTGAAGAAATATAATGAG TCCAAAAACTGCTTCCAAAAGATATTGGAGATCGAACCTGCgagggagaagatgatgaaaG AATACCTGACACAGGTAGATTTGGAAGCGGAGAAGGAGAGTCAAGAGATGAAAGCAATGCAAGAGCTTGACAAGCGAGACGGGAATGCCAAAATAGTGCCTGAACTGCTGGAGAAGCTGTCGAGGCCGGGCCAGGCGTCCCTCTACTACTGTGGGGGATTTGAGATTCTGTCAAAATCAGTAACTGACT GCACTGGCCAGACGCTCTTTAGACTCAACAATGGCTTCAACATCATCAGCAGCAATGACGTGGTGAAGAG ttGCCTcttgcaaaaaacaaatgatggagACAGTCAGGAGCTGTGTGCCTCTGTTCTGAGATTATGGAGGGCTATTTGTTGTGGAAATG ATGAAAACCTGAAGATGCTGATGTCATGCCCAGTCAGCAGACAGTCCGTTGTTGACTTGCTAACATCAAAGCATGGTGCAGTACAGAAAGAATGCATAGCATTACTATTATTGTACTCACAGATGCCACATGGAAGATGTTTGGCCATTGGCAACTTGAATGTACACAA GTTAGCAAGGAACCTCATGGTGTGCATCTCAAAGCAGCAACAGGAGAACACATCGGTTAACATTCTGGAGAACtttgcagcagaaaacag ATTTTGCATTCAGTTAAGAAAAGGATTGACAGACTCAGTCATCGTGCCATTTACATCAGTACTG GAAAATATGGACAAGTCCAGCCATCATGTCCTTCCGTCTCTGATATCGGCTGTTGGCCGTCTGGCTCAAGATGAAGTCATCCGTCACAATTTTGCTCATGATCCAGAATGTTGGAAGGCCTTTCTGATTGCCATT AGGCTGTGCAGTGCATGTGAATACAGAGAGGTCCTCTACCCTCTGCTTGGTTTGATCATCAACCTTTTAACAATCAACTCTCCAGTCATTCAG GAGAATGCTGTTTCCCTCTGTAACTGCTGTCTGGGCCTGCTGAAGGATACCGATGGAGGCATCATAACT AGAGCCACAGGCGTGCTGTGTAATGTCCTCCCTCAGTCCACTGAGGCTGTTCAGCAAGCTATTCAAGGGGATGTGGTCCGAACCATGCGTCGACTGCTGAAG GGAACAGGGCAGACTGCCACTAAGTATGCCATTAAGACTCTGACTGTGTGCACTGCTGCCAGTCAGCTGGCACGGGAGGAGCTTCTGAAGTCCGATAAAA AACTGTCCATTTTACGTCATTTGTTGGGTTCCAGCTGTGATGAGATGGTGTCTGGAAATGCAGCCCTGTGCTTGGCTCATTGCCTTGAGTTAGAGGGAACTGCCAGCAACCTGCTGGGCACTGATATTGTGCTGGTGCTTCTGCGCCACGCTGCAGGAGATGCTAAGAGGACAACTGTGCAGCAAAATGCAGCGATTGCTCTTGGGAAGCTATGCCGCTCTGAGCCGAG acATATGAACAAACTTCGAGAACTAAATGGCCTTGAGATCCTGCACTCAACAATGCAACATGTGTCATAA
- the mis18bp1 gene encoding mis18-binding protein 1 isoform X2, protein MASYRHLSQHTKPRFESPAKVFAKLKSRVQREARCATEEGFTGKDLLCNARYKHGGEFKSPRKRAESTWIFDEHKESQRFGSYRNEVHAMTISPISSPQKTFSCSNISHKTADEISPMTERGHGYTPRQRAFLESTAVSQPHFLVRQQIHTEPPQIRDLGGFSVTSRTPVKMQPVDSSCLYEEGCAPLMSPVHRFPPMSLRKRKWEPLGYNNIGNSIREISSEVISQPKGQKPSRVLSEDDTHNNTCMEDLGHISRFSVDQPEMNQVTCEHVFKPPRSIAKKRCHDLSEKGPPMSPAKMFAYMKERERQKEQQEVFNVSSSTRDLFGGGFHQSRAPPPSSDDNVGQMGDITFRGSPESVATADPSRAESAGCQSDTDPSEDAQTPALPSQPCLFEDPLVLNTPRVSIPRNNEGVFKRNKWPQRTKFPSESVVYLSKWFLRRNHKGLFVDGIRREENIPWNSNIIVDRVSNYVLKTVTGRVYILVGKMNLDVDVGFPKWFLKKFVNGFPQNWKALYGKFLSESKQETSRDMAAKTKPDASSAGLSVKRQRRKPLKTPASSPPAPSSSTQVSRSGRVIKPPLEYWKGGRVILDAQMNVTIHECYDTSICIPEVTKKVARASKKPAHVFVPCNEGRKQCPTASINEAPVPLRKVKAPARKRDRATVKPTNSPESPVETISSPEEPGRRTSSRQRHQAATRMSHVDTVPQKQSKPEKTSTRRSKKQTPDKTSPVARALRRKPEVRSSSESPAAADETSPDQSSTDDSPTSRKKRGKAAHRKRGEKSQPSPSSESEGSRKELRKRTRVTKNRNVAQTQTKHEQSEHKKASQPERPLAKTTQSGKKQKADKGNSRISHEQDEEEWTEAELMRLTEAVTFYPKHMAGYWAKVARIVGTRSAEECHNQHTSQGTSQTPVKKPKKRKEEAPKHPDNPVISARVGTLKRKQQVRQFLETMPKEDVDDVFSTAYMQTKRFEMPSICPSEDNDFTLADLEPTTPISTGFPEVKTPQCLHITPGMMGSPNRSTDDKYVFQLQKRMKKRQFNVCKQALPAKNLTPTPSVKKAMRRCGTTENDTFVVWEMFPGNDGGLCESGEEEDFYFSDND, encoded by the exons ATGGCGTCCTATCGCCATTTATCACAACACACGAAGCCGCGGTTTGAATCTCCTGCCAAGGTGTTTGCGAAGCTAAAATCCAGAGTGCAGCGAGAGGCGAGGTGCGCGACCGAGGAGGGTTTTACAGGCAAGGATCTTCTGTGTAATGCTAGATACAAACATGGAGGGGAGTTCAAGTCGCCcaggaagagagcagagagcactTGGATCTTTGATGAGCACAAGGAGAGTCAGAGGTTTGGATCCTATCGCAATGAAGTGCATGCTATGACCATATCACCCATATCGAGTCCTCAGAAAACCTTCAGCTGCTCAAACATTAGCCACAAGACTGCAGATGAAATCTCTCCTATGACTGAGAGAGGACATGGGTACACACCAAGACAGAGAGCCTTCCTGGAGTCAACAGCTGTGTCTCAGCCCCACTTTTTGGTCAGGCAGCAGATCCACACAGAGCCACCTCAGATCAGAGACTTGGGTGGTTTCAGTGTGACCAGCAGGACTCCAGTAAAGATGCAGCCAGTCGACAGTTCCTGTCTCTATGAGGAGGGGTGTGCTCCCCTAATGTCCCCAGTCCATAGGTTTCCCCCCATGAgtttgaggaaaagaaaatgggaGCCACTGGGTTATAACAACATCGGCAACAGTATCAGGGAGATCAGCAGTGAAGTCATAAGTCAGCCAAAAGGACAGAAACCCTCCAGAGTTTTGAGCGAGGATGACACCCATAACAACACCTGCATGGAGGATCTGGGTCATATCAGCCGGTTCTCTGTTGACCAACCAGAGATGAATCAGGTCACTTGTGAACACGTGTTCAAACCACCAAGATCCATCGCAAAGAAAC GCTGCCATGATTTAAGTGAGAAAGGTCCTCCGATGTCTCCAGCCAAGATGTTTGCTTACATGAAAGAGAGGGAACGCcaaaaagagcagcaggaagttTTTAACGTCAGCAGCAGCACGCGGGATCTCTTTGGGG GAGGTTTCCATCAGTCCAGAGCACCACCTCCATCCTCAGATGACAATGTGGGCCAGATGGGGGACATTACATTTAGAGGCTCACCAGAGAGTGTCGCCACTGCTGATCCATCCAGAGCCGAGTCAGCTGGCTGCCAATCAGACACAGATCCCTCTGAGGATGCCCAGACCCCCGCGTTGCCATCACAACCTTGCCTGTTCGAAGACCCACTAGTACTCAATACGCCGAGGGTCTCCATCCCGAGGAATAACGAGGGCGTGTTCAAGCGCAACAAATGGCCCCAACGCACGAAATTCCCAAGT GAGAGTGTGGTTTATCTCAGCAAGTGGTTCCTGAGGAGGAATCATAAAGGCCTGTTTGTGGATGGAATCCGCAG GGAGGAAAACATACCATGGAACAGTAACATCATCGTGGACAGGGTTTCTAATTACGTGCTGAAGACGGTCACCGGCAGGGTTTACATCTTGGTTGGCAAGATGAACTTGGATGTTGACGTCG GGTTTCCCAAGTGGTTTTTGAAGAAGTTTGTTAATGGTTTTCCTCAGAACTGGAAAGCACTTTATGGGAAGTTTCTGTCAGAGTCAAAACA AGAAACCAGCAGAGACATGGCAGCCAAGACAAAGCCTGACGCCTCCTCTGCTGGCCTTTCTGTGAAGCGGCAGAGACGGAAGCCTCTGAAAACAC ctgcttcttctcctcctgccccCTCGTCCTCTACACAAGTGTCTCGAAGTGGTCGAGTCATCAAGCCGCCTCTGGAGTATTGGAAAGGAGGGAGAGTGATTCTGGATGCACAGATGAACGTTACCATCCATGAATGTTATGATACGTCCATCTGCATCCCT GAGGTCACAAAAAAAGTCGCGAGGGCGTCAAAGAAACCTGCCCATGTGTTCGTGCCTTGCAATGAAG GCCGTAAGCAATGTCCAACAGCCAGCATCAATGAGGCACCTGTGCCTCTGAGAAAGGTCAAGGCTCCAGCCCGCAAACGTGACAGAGCGACGGTTAAACCCACTAATTCACCTGAATCTCCTGTGGAGACAATTAGCAGCCCAGAGGAGCCTGGCAGAAGGACGAGTTCCAGGCAAAGGCATCAAGCTGCGACGAGAATGTCGCATGTGGACACTGTCcctcaaaaacaaagcaaaccagAAAAGACTTCAACACGAAGGTCCAAAAAACAGACACCTGACAAAACAAGCCCTGTAGCGAGAGCATTGAGGAGAAAACCTGAAGTTCGATCATCTTCAGaatctcctgctgctgctgatgaaacatCACCAGATCAGTCATCAACTGATGACTCCCCCACCAGCAGAAAGAAGCGGGGGAAAGCagcacacagaaagagaggtGAAAAGTCACAGCCAAGCCCGTCAAGTGAGTCAGAGGGGAGCAGGAAGGAACTGAGGAAAAGAACCAGAGTGACgaaaaatagaaatgttgcacaaacacaaacaaaacatgaacagagTGAGCACAAAAAGGCATCACAACCTGAAAGGCCTTTGGCTAAGACAACACAATctggaaagaaacagaaagcagacaAAGGAAACTCAAGGATTTCACATGAGCAAGATGAAGAGGAGTGGACCGAGGCAGAGCTCATGCGGCTAACAGA ggCTGTGACCTTCTATCCTAAGCACATGGCAGGTTACTGGGCAAAGGTGGCGAGGATTGTTGGGACACGTTCTGCAGAGGAGTGCCACAACCAGCACACATCCCAGGGAACCTCCCAGACTCCAGTCAAGAAACccaaaaagaggaaagaggaagcaCCAAAACACCCAG ATAATCCTGTGATATCTGCCCGAGTGGGAACCTTGAAGAGAAAGCAGCAGGTGCGTCAGTTCCTGGAGACGATGCCCAAAGAAGATGTTGATGACGTTTTCAGCACTGCATACATGCAGACAAAACGCTTTgag ATGCCCTCCATATGTCCGAGTGAAGATAATGATTTCACATTGGCAGACCTGGAGCCCACGACCCCCATTTCAACAGGTTTCCCTGAAGTTAAGACTCCTCAGTGTCTGCATATCACTCCCGGCATGATGGGCTCACCCAACAG GAGTACTGACGACAAGTATGTCTTTCAACTCcagaagaggatgaaaaaacGTCAGTTTAATGTCTGCAAACAGGCTCTGCCTGCAAAG aacCTCACACCCACGCCATCGGTTAAAAAGGCGATGAGAAGATGTGGTACCACAG AAAACGACACCTTTGTTGTCTGGGAGATGTTCCCAGGAAACGATGGAGGGCTCTGTGAAagcggagaggaagaggattttTACTTCTCAGACAATGACTGA
- the ttc12 gene encoding tetratricopeptide repeat protein 12 isoform X2, with protein MDKLDGLESFLKNVDKISELVKDMKSSDAEVQQKAMEEADRYIAVLDEHCTTKVNKTTINTSPPQQPSVSLQNESPENFMKIMEKDAEDRRARRIAKEKKATALKDKGNEAYAQGDYETAVKYYSDGLAELRDMQPLYTNRAQAYIKLGKYKEAISDCEWALKCNERCIKAYLHMGKAYLALKKYNESKNCFQKILEIEPAREKMMKEYLTQVDLEAEKESQEMKAMQELDKRDGNAKIVPELLEKLSRPGQASLYYCGGFEILSKSVTDCTGQTLFRLNNGFNIISSNDVVKSCLLQKTNDGDSQELCASVLRLWRAICCGNDENLKMLMSCPVSRQSVVDLLTSKHGAVQKECIALLLLYSQMPHGRCLAIGNLNVHKLARNLMVCISKQQQENTSVNILENFAAENRFCIQLRKGLTDSVIVPFTSVLENMDKSSHHVLPSLISAVGRLAQDEVIRHNFAHDPECWKAFLIAIRLCSACEYREVLYPLLGLIINLLTINSPVIQENAVSLCNCCLGLLKDTDGGIITRATGVLCNVLPQSTEAVQQAIQGDVVRTMRRLLKGTGQTATKYAIKTLTVCTAASQLAREELLKSDKKLSILRHLLGSSCDEMVSGNAALCLAHCLELEGTASNLLGTDIVLVLLRHAAGDAKRTTVQQNAAIALGKLCRSEPRYPRTSCLKEH; from the exons ATGGACAAACTTGACGGCTTGGAGAGTTTTTTGAAGAATGTTGACAAAATAA GTGAACTGGTGAAGGATATGAAGTCCTCCGATGCCGAAGTCCAGCAAAAAGCAATGGAAGAAGCTGACCGCTACATTGCTGTTTTGGATGAACACTGCACGACAAAAGTCAACAAGACTACAATCAACACAAGCCCACCGCAACAGCCTTCCGTA aGTCTGCAGAATGAAAGTCCAG aGAATTTCATGAAGATTATGGAAAAAGATGCTGAGGacaggagagcgaggaggattgcaaaagagaaaaaggcaaCTG CACTCAAAGACAAGGGCAATGAAGCTTATGCTCAAGGGGACTATGAAACTGCTGTGAAGTACTACAGTGATGGCCTGGCTGAACTACGGGACATGCAGCCTTTGTACACCAATCGAGCACAA GCTTACATCAAGCTTGGAAAGTACAAGGAGGCCATCAGTGACTGTGAATGGGCCCTGAAG TGTAATGAGAGGTGCATAAAGGCTTACCTACACATGGGAAAAGCATATCTGGCATTGAAGAAATATAATGAG TCCAAAAACTGCTTCCAAAAGATATTGGAGATCGAACCTGCgagggagaagatgatgaaaG AATACCTGACACAGGTAGATTTGGAAGCGGAGAAGGAGAGTCAAGAGATGAAAGCAATGCAAGAGCTTGACAAGCGAGACGGGAATGCCAAAATAGTGCCTGAACTGCTGGAGAAGCTGTCGAGGCCGGGCCAGGCGTCCCTCTACTACTGTGGGGGATTTGAGATTCTGTCAAAATCAGTAACTGACT GCACTGGCCAGACGCTCTTTAGACTCAACAATGGCTTCAACATCATCAGCAGCAATGACGTGGTGAAGAG ttGCCTcttgcaaaaaacaaatgatggagACAGTCAGGAGCTGTGTGCCTCTGTTCTGAGATTATGGAGGGCTATTTGTTGTGGAAATG ATGAAAACCTGAAGATGCTGATGTCATGCCCAGTCAGCAGACAGTCCGTTGTTGACTTGCTAACATCAAAGCATGGTGCAGTACAGAAAGAATGCATAGCATTACTATTATTGTACTCACAGATGCCACATGGAAGATGTTTGGCCATTGGCAACTTGAATGTACACAA GTTAGCAAGGAACCTCATGGTGTGCATCTCAAAGCAGCAACAGGAGAACACATCGGTTAACATTCTGGAGAACtttgcagcagaaaacag ATTTTGCATTCAGTTAAGAAAAGGATTGACAGACTCAGTCATCGTGCCATTTACATCAGTACTG GAAAATATGGACAAGTCCAGCCATCATGTCCTTCCGTCTCTGATATCGGCTGTTGGCCGTCTGGCTCAAGATGAAGTCATCCGTCACAATTTTGCTCATGATCCAGAATGTTGGAAGGCCTTTCTGATTGCCATT AGGCTGTGCAGTGCATGTGAATACAGAGAGGTCCTCTACCCTCTGCTTGGTTTGATCATCAACCTTTTAACAATCAACTCTCCAGTCATTCAG GAGAATGCTGTTTCCCTCTGTAACTGCTGTCTGGGCCTGCTGAAGGATACCGATGGAGGCATCATAACT AGAGCCACAGGCGTGCTGTGTAATGTCCTCCCTCAGTCCACTGAGGCTGTTCAGCAAGCTATTCAAGGGGATGTGGTCCGAACCATGCGTCGACTGCTGAAG GGAACAGGGCAGACTGCCACTAAGTATGCCATTAAGACTCTGACTGTGTGCACTGCTGCCAGTCAGCTGGCACGGGAGGAGCTTCTGAAGTCCGATAAAA AACTGTCCATTTTACGTCATTTGTTGGGTTCCAGCTGTGATGAGATGGTGTCTGGAAATGCAGCCCTGTGCTTGGCTCATTGCCTTGAGTTAGAGGGAACTGCCAGCAACCTGCTGGGCACTGATATTGTGCTGGTGCTTCTGCGCCACGCTGCAGGAGATGCTAAGAGGACAACTGTGCAGCAAAATGCAGCGATTGCTCTTGGGAAGCTATGCCGCTCTGAGCCGAGGTACCCTCGCACCTCTTGCCTGAAGGAGCATTGA
- the mis18bp1 gene encoding mis18-binding protein 1 isoform X1, protein MASYRHLSQHTKPRFESPAKVFAKLKSRVQREARCATEEGFTGKDLLCNARYKHGGEFKSPRKRAESTWIFDEHKESQRFGSYRNEVHAMTISPISSPQKTFSCSNISHKTADEISPMTERGHGYTPRQRAFLESTAVSQPHFLVRQQIHTEPPQIRDLGGFSVTSRTPVKMQPVDSSCLYEEGCAPLMSPVHRFPPMSLRKRKWEPLGYNNIGNSIREISSEVISQPKGQKPSRVLSEDDTHNNTCMEDLGHISRFSVDQPEMNQVTCEHVFKPPRSIAKKRCHDLSEKGPPMSPAKMFAYMKERERQKEQQEVFNVSSSTRDLFGGGFHQSRAPPPSSDDNVGQMGDITFRGSPESVATADPSRAESAGCQSDTDPSEDAQTPALPSQPCLFEDPLVLNTPRVSIPRNNEGVFKRNKWPQRTKFPSESVVYLSKWFLRRNHKGLFVDGIRREENIPWNSNIIVDRVSNYVLKTVTGRVYILVGKMNLDVDVGFPKWFLKKFVNGFPQNWKALYGKFLSESKHRETSRDMAAKTKPDASSAGLSVKRQRRKPLKTPASSPPAPSSSTQVSRSGRVIKPPLEYWKGGRVILDAQMNVTIHECYDTSICIPEVTKKVARASKKPAHVFVPCNEGRKQCPTASINEAPVPLRKVKAPARKRDRATVKPTNSPESPVETISSPEEPGRRTSSRQRHQAATRMSHVDTVPQKQSKPEKTSTRRSKKQTPDKTSPVARALRRKPEVRSSSESPAAADETSPDQSSTDDSPTSRKKRGKAAHRKRGEKSQPSPSSESEGSRKELRKRTRVTKNRNVAQTQTKHEQSEHKKASQPERPLAKTTQSGKKQKADKGNSRISHEQDEEEWTEAELMRLTEAVTFYPKHMAGYWAKVARIVGTRSAEECHNQHTSQGTSQTPVKKPKKRKEEAPKHPDNPVISARVGTLKRKQQVRQFLETMPKEDVDDVFSTAYMQTKRFEMPSICPSEDNDFTLADLEPTTPISTGFPEVKTPQCLHITPGMMGSPNRSTDDKYVFQLQKRMKKRQFNVCKQALPAKNLTPTPSVKKAMRRCGTTENDTFVVWEMFPGNDGGLCESGEEEDFYFSDND, encoded by the exons ATGGCGTCCTATCGCCATTTATCACAACACACGAAGCCGCGGTTTGAATCTCCTGCCAAGGTGTTTGCGAAGCTAAAATCCAGAGTGCAGCGAGAGGCGAGGTGCGCGACCGAGGAGGGTTTTACAGGCAAGGATCTTCTGTGTAATGCTAGATACAAACATGGAGGGGAGTTCAAGTCGCCcaggaagagagcagagagcactTGGATCTTTGATGAGCACAAGGAGAGTCAGAGGTTTGGATCCTATCGCAATGAAGTGCATGCTATGACCATATCACCCATATCGAGTCCTCAGAAAACCTTCAGCTGCTCAAACATTAGCCACAAGACTGCAGATGAAATCTCTCCTATGACTGAGAGAGGACATGGGTACACACCAAGACAGAGAGCCTTCCTGGAGTCAACAGCTGTGTCTCAGCCCCACTTTTTGGTCAGGCAGCAGATCCACACAGAGCCACCTCAGATCAGAGACTTGGGTGGTTTCAGTGTGACCAGCAGGACTCCAGTAAAGATGCAGCCAGTCGACAGTTCCTGTCTCTATGAGGAGGGGTGTGCTCCCCTAATGTCCCCAGTCCATAGGTTTCCCCCCATGAgtttgaggaaaagaaaatgggaGCCACTGGGTTATAACAACATCGGCAACAGTATCAGGGAGATCAGCAGTGAAGTCATAAGTCAGCCAAAAGGACAGAAACCCTCCAGAGTTTTGAGCGAGGATGACACCCATAACAACACCTGCATGGAGGATCTGGGTCATATCAGCCGGTTCTCTGTTGACCAACCAGAGATGAATCAGGTCACTTGTGAACACGTGTTCAAACCACCAAGATCCATCGCAAAGAAAC GCTGCCATGATTTAAGTGAGAAAGGTCCTCCGATGTCTCCAGCCAAGATGTTTGCTTACATGAAAGAGAGGGAACGCcaaaaagagcagcaggaagttTTTAACGTCAGCAGCAGCACGCGGGATCTCTTTGGGG GAGGTTTCCATCAGTCCAGAGCACCACCTCCATCCTCAGATGACAATGTGGGCCAGATGGGGGACATTACATTTAGAGGCTCACCAGAGAGTGTCGCCACTGCTGATCCATCCAGAGCCGAGTCAGCTGGCTGCCAATCAGACACAGATCCCTCTGAGGATGCCCAGACCCCCGCGTTGCCATCACAACCTTGCCTGTTCGAAGACCCACTAGTACTCAATACGCCGAGGGTCTCCATCCCGAGGAATAACGAGGGCGTGTTCAAGCGCAACAAATGGCCCCAACGCACGAAATTCCCAAGT GAGAGTGTGGTTTATCTCAGCAAGTGGTTCCTGAGGAGGAATCATAAAGGCCTGTTTGTGGATGGAATCCGCAG GGAGGAAAACATACCATGGAACAGTAACATCATCGTGGACAGGGTTTCTAATTACGTGCTGAAGACGGTCACCGGCAGGGTTTACATCTTGGTTGGCAAGATGAACTTGGATGTTGACGTCG GGTTTCCCAAGTGGTTTTTGAAGAAGTTTGTTAATGGTTTTCCTCAGAACTGGAAAGCACTTTATGGGAAGTTTCTGTCAGAGTCAAAACA CAGAGAAACCAGCAGAGACATGGCAGCCAAGACAAAGCCTGACGCCTCCTCTGCTGGCCTTTCTGTGAAGCGGCAGAGACGGAAGCCTCTGAAAACAC ctgcttcttctcctcctgccccCTCGTCCTCTACACAAGTGTCTCGAAGTGGTCGAGTCATCAAGCCGCCTCTGGAGTATTGGAAAGGAGGGAGAGTGATTCTGGATGCACAGATGAACGTTACCATCCATGAATGTTATGATACGTCCATCTGCATCCCT GAGGTCACAAAAAAAGTCGCGAGGGCGTCAAAGAAACCTGCCCATGTGTTCGTGCCTTGCAATGAAG GCCGTAAGCAATGTCCAACAGCCAGCATCAATGAGGCACCTGTGCCTCTGAGAAAGGTCAAGGCTCCAGCCCGCAAACGTGACAGAGCGACGGTTAAACCCACTAATTCACCTGAATCTCCTGTGGAGACAATTAGCAGCCCAGAGGAGCCTGGCAGAAGGACGAGTTCCAGGCAAAGGCATCAAGCTGCGACGAGAATGTCGCATGTGGACACTGTCcctcaaaaacaaagcaaaccagAAAAGACTTCAACACGAAGGTCCAAAAAACAGACACCTGACAAAACAAGCCCTGTAGCGAGAGCATTGAGGAGAAAACCTGAAGTTCGATCATCTTCAGaatctcctgctgctgctgatgaaacatCACCAGATCAGTCATCAACTGATGACTCCCCCACCAGCAGAAAGAAGCGGGGGAAAGCagcacacagaaagagaggtGAAAAGTCACAGCCAAGCCCGTCAAGTGAGTCAGAGGGGAGCAGGAAGGAACTGAGGAAAAGAACCAGAGTGACgaaaaatagaaatgttgcacaaacacaaacaaaacatgaacagagTGAGCACAAAAAGGCATCACAACCTGAAAGGCCTTTGGCTAAGACAACACAATctggaaagaaacagaaagcagacaAAGGAAACTCAAGGATTTCACATGAGCAAGATGAAGAGGAGTGGACCGAGGCAGAGCTCATGCGGCTAACAGA ggCTGTGACCTTCTATCCTAAGCACATGGCAGGTTACTGGGCAAAGGTGGCGAGGATTGTTGGGACACGTTCTGCAGAGGAGTGCCACAACCAGCACACATCCCAGGGAACCTCCCAGACTCCAGTCAAGAAACccaaaaagaggaaagaggaagcaCCAAAACACCCAG ATAATCCTGTGATATCTGCCCGAGTGGGAACCTTGAAGAGAAAGCAGCAGGTGCGTCAGTTCCTGGAGACGATGCCCAAAGAAGATGTTGATGACGTTTTCAGCACTGCATACATGCAGACAAAACGCTTTgag ATGCCCTCCATATGTCCGAGTGAAGATAATGATTTCACATTGGCAGACCTGGAGCCCACGACCCCCATTTCAACAGGTTTCCCTGAAGTTAAGACTCCTCAGTGTCTGCATATCACTCCCGGCATGATGGGCTCACCCAACAG GAGTACTGACGACAAGTATGTCTTTCAACTCcagaagaggatgaaaaaacGTCAGTTTAATGTCTGCAAACAGGCTCTGCCTGCAAAG aacCTCACACCCACGCCATCGGTTAAAAAGGCGATGAGAAGATGTGGTACCACAG AAAACGACACCTTTGTTGTCTGGGAGATGTTCCCAGGAAACGATGGAGGGCTCTGTGAAagcggagaggaagaggattttTACTTCTCAGACAATGACTGA